A window of Nomascus leucogenys isolate Asia chromosome X, Asia_NLE_v1, whole genome shotgun sequence contains these coding sequences:
- the DUSP9 gene encoding dual specificity protein phosphatase 9 → MEGLGRSCLWLRRELSPPRPRLLLLDCRSRELYESARIGGALSVALPALLLRRLRRGSLSVRALLPGPPLQPPPPAPVLLYDQGGGRRRRGEAEAEAEEWEAESVLGTLLQKLREEGYLAYYLQGGFSRFQAECPHLCETSLGGRAGSSMAPVPSPVPVVGLGSLCLGSDCSDAESEADRDSMSCGLDSEGATPPPVGLRASFPVQILPNLYLGSARDSANLESLAKLGIRYILNVTPNLPNFFEKNGDFHYKQIPISDHWSQNLSQFFPEAIEFIDEALSQNCGVLVHCLAGVSRSVTVTVAYLMQKLHLSLNDAYDLVKRKKSNISPNFNFMGQLLDFERSLRLEERRSQEQGRGGQASAASNPPSFFTTPTSDGAFELAPT, encoded by the exons ATGGAGGGTTTGGGCCGCTCGTGCCTGTGGCTGCGCCGGGAGCTGTCGCCCCCGCGGCCGCGGCTCCTGCTCCTGGACTGCCGCAGCCGCGAGCTGTACGAGTCGGCGCGCATCGGTGGGGCGCTGAGCGTGGCCCTGCCGGCGCTCCTGCTGCGCCGCCTGCGGAGGGGCAGCCTGTCGGTGCGCGCGCTCCTGCCTGGGCCGCCGCTGCAGCCGCCCCCGCCTGCCCCCGTGCTCCTGTACGACCAGGGTGGGGGCCGGCGCCGGCGCggggaggccgaggccgaggcCGAGGAGTGGGAGGCCGAGTCGGTGCTGGGCACCCTGCTGCAGAAGCTGCGAGAGGAAGGCTACCTGGCCTACTACCTCCAGG GAGGCTTCAGCAGATTCCAGGCCGAGTGCCCTCACCTgtgtgagaccagccttggtGGCCGTGCCGGCTCCAGCATGGCCCCGGTACCCAGTCCAGTGCCTGTGGTGGGGTTGGGCAGCCTGTGCCTGGGCTCCGACTGCTCTGATGCGGAATCCGAGGCTGACCGCGACTCCATGAGCTGTGGCCTGGATTCGGAGGGTGCCACACCCCCACCAGTGGGGCTGCGGGCATCCTTCCCTGTCCAGATCCTGCCCAACCTCTATCTGGGCAGTGCCCGGGATTCTGCCAACTTGGAGAGCCTGGCCAAACTGGGCATCCGCTACATCCTCAATGTCACCCCCAACCTCCCAAACTTCTTCGAGAAGAATGGCGACTTTCACTACAAGCAGATCCCCATCTCCGACCACTGGAGCCAGAACCTGTCGCAGTTCTTTCCGGAGGCAATTGAGTTCATTG ATGAGGCCTTGTCCCAGAACTGCGGGGTGCTCGTCCACTGCCTGGCAGGGGTCAGCCGTTCTGTCACGGTCACTGTGGCCTACCTCATGCAGAAGCTCCACCTCTCTCTCAACGATGCCTATGACCTGGTCAAGAGGAAGAAGTCTAACATCTCCCCCAACTTCAACTTCATGGGGCAGTTGCTGGACTTCGAGCGCAGCCTGCGGCTGGAGGAGCGCCGCTCGCAGGAGCAGGGCAGGGGCGGGCAGGCATCTGCGGCCTCCAACCCGCCCTCCTTCTTCACCACCCCCACCAGTGATGGAGCCTTCGAGCTGGCCCCCACCTAG